One segment of Spiroplasma cantharicola DNA contains the following:
- a CDS encoding ribonuclease J, which translates to MEDKKQESLQQVKSVVANLEKKIEIKKLADNTNPPKKKLQQAPFPTKVFALGGLEEVGKNTYCIEYDNEIIMIDAGVKFPDATQLGVSAVIPDFSYLVENNSKLKGLFITHGHEDHIGGIPYLLQQVEVPVIYAPALAAALIRDRLKEYKLQNKTVVKEYTENDVYATVNFTIQFAAVNHSIPDAFGVHIQTPNGAVFSTGDYKFDWTPLGHDANVQRLATWGNDGIELLMADSTNAEVEGYTIGERKVIQNIDTLFLKSKGRIIIASFASNVHRLQHIIELANKYGRRIVVIGRSIERIIKIIRQMGHLNINDKMFIKPSEIENFPKNQIMILCTGSQGEPMAALSRISRMEHQTIKIIPGDTVIMSSSPIPGNRADVENVINKLTRIGAKVIENSGYNQIHTSGHASQEEQKLLFTLLKPRCFMPMHGEYRMLKIHGETATKVNVKPHNVFVVANGDQIELHNGVGQLGKRVPAEAVFIDGKDMTGKASNVIRERNILSKDGLMAVIISIDSQVNKLSAPPRIVSRGSFYVRDSGNVISESINIVTNAVQEVLKSPKPTFGAIKNAIKESLSPFIFRYKRRNPLIIPVILNKKIEVNK; encoded by the coding sequence ATGGAAGACAAAAAACAAGAGTCTCTACAACAGGTCAAAAGCGTAGTTGCAAATTTAGAGAAAAAAATTGAAATAAAAAAATTGGCAGATAATACAAATCCGCCAAAGAAAAAATTACAACAAGCACCTTTTCCAACAAAAGTATTTGCTTTAGGTGGTTTGGAAGAAGTTGGGAAAAATACTTATTGTATCGAATATGATAATGAAATTATTATGATTGATGCAGGAGTTAAATTTCCTGATGCTACACAATTAGGTGTTAGTGCTGTAATTCCTGATTTTAGTTATTTAGTAGAAAATAACTCGAAATTAAAAGGATTATTTATTACACATGGTCACGAAGATCATATTGGGGGTATCCCATATCTACTTCAACAAGTTGAAGTACCCGTAATTTATGCACCTGCCTTAGCAGCAGCATTAATTAGAGATAGATTAAAAGAATACAAGTTACAAAATAAAACAGTTGTTAAAGAATATACTGAAAATGATGTTTACGCAACAGTAAATTTCACTATTCAATTCGCAGCAGTAAACCACTCAATACCCGATGCTTTTGGAGTTCACATTCAAACACCTAATGGTGCTGTTTTCTCAACAGGAGATTACAAATTTGACTGGACACCCTTAGGCCATGATGCTAACGTACAAAGATTAGCAACATGAGGAAACGATGGCATTGAATTGCTAATGGCAGATTCAACAAATGCTGAAGTTGAAGGTTATACAATTGGTGAAAGAAAAGTTATTCAAAATATTGATACACTTTTCTTAAAATCAAAAGGAAGAATCATTATTGCTTCTTTTGCTTCAAATGTTCATAGATTGCAACATATTATTGAACTTGCAAATAAATATGGTAGAAGAATTGTTGTTATTGGTCGAAGTATTGAAAGAATTATTAAAATAATTAGACAAATGGGTCATTTAAATATTAATGATAAAATGTTCATTAAACCTAGTGAAATCGAAAACTTCCCTAAAAATCAAATTATGATCTTGTGTACAGGAAGTCAAGGAGAACCAATGGCAGCTCTTTCAAGAATATCTAGAATGGAACATCAAACAATAAAAATAATTCCTGGTGATACTGTAATTATGTCTTCATCACCTATTCCTGGTAATAGAGCTGATGTAGAAAATGTAATTAATAAATTAACAAGAATTGGCGCTAAAGTTATTGAAAACAGTGGATACAATCAAATTCATACTTCTGGTCATGCAAGTCAAGAAGAACAAAAATTATTATTCACTTTATTAAAACCAAGATGCTTTATGCCGATGCATGGTGAATATCGAATGTTAAAAATTCATGGGGAAACAGCTACAAAAGTTAATGTTAAACCCCACAATGTCTTTGTTGTTGCAAATGGAGATCAAATTGAATTACATAATGGAGTTGGTCAACTAGGAAAAAGAGTTCCAGCTGAAGCTGTCTTTATTGATGGAAAAGATATGACAGGAAAAGCAAGTAATGTAATTAGAGAAAGAAATATTTTAAGTAAAGACGGCTTAATGGCTGTAATTATCTCAATTGATTCACAAGTTAATAAGCTTTCAGCACCACCTAGAATTGTTTCTAGAGGTAGTTTCTATGTTAGAGATAGTGGAAATGTTATTTCTGAATCAATAAATATTGTTACAAATGCAGTACAAGAAGTTCTTAAATCACCAAAACCAACATTTGGCGCAATTAAGAATGCAATTAAGGAATCTTTATCACCTTTCATCTTTAGATATAAAAGAAGAAATCCTTTAATTATTCCAGTCATTTTAAATAAAAAAATAGAGGTTAATAAATAA
- the rsmD gene encoding 16S rRNA (guanine(966)-N(2))-methyltransferase RsmD — translation MYNIKSKGKIKMKVISGRFRGRKLVTLEGMNTRPTITRVKEDMFNVLNNYFIFEGKTCLDLFGGSGALSLEALSRGIKFAYVNDHYKPALEIIKKNFIGLNNEEYELFNLDYKKMLNYLTSMKKQVDLIFFDPPFAKIEYYKDFFKYISENQLLNNYGILIMESELRLEISELTILNVLKYKDFKNKHLYILRFEKENL, via the coding sequence TTGTATAATATAAAAAGCAAAGGAAAAATTAAAATGAAAGTTATTAGTGGGCGTTTTAGAGGTAGAAAACTAGTTACATTGGAAGGAATGAATACAAGACCAACAATTACTAGAGTTAAAGAAGATATGTTTAATGTTTTAAATAATTATTTTATTTTTGAAGGTAAGACTTGTTTAGATTTATTTGGTGGGAGTGGTGCTTTGTCACTTGAAGCTTTATCTCGAGGTATTAAGTTTGCGTATGTAAACGATCATTATAAACCTGCTTTAGAAATAATTAAGAAAAATTTTATTGGTTTAAACAATGAAGAATATGAATTATTTAACTTGGATTATAAAAAAATGCTAAATTATTTAACATCAATGAAAAAACAAGTCGATTTAATTTTCTTTGATCCACCATTTGCTAAAATAGAGTATTATAAGGATTTTTTCAAATATATTTCTGAGAATCAATTGCTTAATAATTATGGTATATTAATTATGGAATCAGAGTTAAGGTTGGAAATTAGCGAACTTACAATTCTAAATGTTTTAAAATATAAAGATTTTAAAAATAAGCATCTCTATATTTTAAGATTTGAAAAGGAGAATTTATAA
- the gmk gene encoding guanylate kinase: MEKKQGKIIILSGPSGVGKGTINKELAQDKSLNLVQSVSMTTRAPRPEEVDGVNYYFVDKDTFKDAIQHNELIEYAEFINNYYGTPRKIVYDKIAKGENVVLEIEVIGATQVLKKEKPENLVSIFLMPPSLKALEQRLRKRGTEKEEIIKQRLDKALLEIPLKHKYQYVIEIDSVENAVAKVKDVLTKENTLSVDPSESKYFKLRDKVCEIVTEQYEYFVNNWKENVEKVGGEQIDKNFDFKNYLVGLLTDKTYAYVLASQDLNNLDKSSFIEATVEQFMIDVNFFSVEQKEFQK; this comes from the coding sequence ATGGAGAAAAAACAAGGGAAAATAATTATTTTATCAGGACCATCTGGTGTTGGTAAGGGAACAATTAATAAAGAATTAGCACAAGACAAATCATTAAATTTAGTACAATCTGTTTCTATGACAACTAGAGCACCTAGACCAGAAGAAGTTGATGGAGTTAACTATTATTTCGTTGATAAAGATACTTTTAAAGATGCAATACAACACAATGAATTAATTGAATATGCAGAATTTATTAATAATTATTATGGAACACCAAGAAAAATAGTTTATGACAAAATTGCAAAAGGTGAAAATGTAGTTTTAGAAATTGAAGTAATTGGTGCTACACAAGTTTTAAAAAAAGAGAAACCAGAAAATCTTGTTTCAATATTTTTAATGCCTCCAAGCTTAAAAGCTTTAGAACAAAGATTAAGAAAACGTGGAACTGAAAAAGAAGAAATTATTAAACAAAGGTTAGATAAAGCTTTATTAGAAATTCCTTTGAAACACAAATATCAATATGTTATTGAAATTGATAGTGTAGAAAATGCTGTTGCAAAAGTTAAAGACGTTTTAACAAAAGAAAATACATTAAGTGTTGACCCAAGTGAAAGTAAGTATTTTAAATTAAGAGATAAAGTATGTGAAATTGTTACTGAACAATACGAATATTTTGTAAATAATTGAAAAGAAAATGTCGAAAAAGTTGGTGGAGAACAAATTGATAAGAATTTTGATTTTAAAAATTATTTGGTTGGATTATTAACAGATAAAACATATGCATATGTATTGGCAAGTCAAGATTTAAATAATCTTGATAAATCAAGTTTTATTGAAGCTACTGTGGAACAATTTATGATTGATGTTAATTTCTTTAGTGTTGAACAAAAAGAATTTCAAAAATAA
- the def gene encoding peptide deformylase yields the protein MKLDLKKDLLQSQLPTNKWLCKDNQPEIIRNKSIDVELPLSKENELVMKKLIDFVRYSQDPELNKKENEDYLRPAVGLAAPQIGSNTNMFFTRFEWDVEAGDVEEYAIINGKITAKSDQISCLSDGEGCLSVDKDHKGLVPRSYKIQIEGYDWLNQEYIELTLRGYHAIVFQHELEHNQGELYYDRINKQNPDFKDESWIII from the coding sequence ATGAAATTAGATTTAAAAAAGGACTTATTGCAATCGCAATTGCCAACAAATAAATGATTGTGCAAAGATAATCAACCAGAAATTATTAGAAATAAATCAATTGATGTGGAATTACCATTAAGTAAAGAAAATGAGTTAGTAATGAAAAAATTAATTGATTTTGTAAGATATAGTCAAGATCCTGAATTAAATAAAAAAGAAAATGAAGATTATTTAAGACCTGCTGTTGGTTTGGCAGCTCCTCAAATTGGAAGTAATACTAATATGTTTTTTACAAGATTTGAATGAGATGTTGAAGCTGGTGATGTTGAAGAATATGCAATAATAAATGGAAAAATTACTGCAAAAAGCGATCAAATTAGTTGTTTAAGTGACGGTGAAGGTTGTTTAAGTGTTGATAAGGATCATAAAGGTTTAGTCCCAAGAAGTTATAAAATTCAAATTGAAGGTTATGATTGATTAAATCAAGAATATATTGAGTTAACTCTAAGAGGTTATCATGCAATTGTTTTTCAACATGAATTAGAACACAATCAAGGTGAACTTTACTATGACCGAATTAACAAGCAAAATCCCGATTTTAAAGATGAAAGTTGAATAATAATTTAG